From Myxococcales bacterium, the proteins below share one genomic window:
- a CDS encoding alpha/beta fold hydrolase, translating into MRLPGRALAALALAHLAACATTCGDGTTKEKRAQLTHLDEGRAVVLENGAGTDASSTPAPLVVALHGRGDTPESFSDTFHAYPTRATFVFLRGPRSYGEGASWFEIHPKMTEAELAREVSDAREAVHARIAAIARGRRYAVVGFSQGGFLAFALAARYPSEIACALPIAGTLPEPLHPRPGAKLPDVFAFHGERDTKVPLEGARATVAAFTAAGGRAELVTYPTLGHTTDAEERRALGAKLDSCLEGLAKPAESALPSPP; encoded by the coding sequence GTGAGGCTCCCCGGACGCGCGCTCGCCGCCCTCGCGCTCGCGCACCTCGCCGCGTGCGCGACCACCTGCGGAGACGGGACGACGAAGGAGAAACGTGCACAGCTCACGCACCTCGACGAGGGGCGCGCCGTCGTGCTCGAGAACGGCGCGGGCACGGACGCGAGCTCGACCCCCGCCCCGCTCGTCGTGGCGCTCCACGGGCGCGGCGACACCCCCGAGAGCTTCTCCGACACGTTCCACGCCTACCCCACGCGCGCGACGTTCGTCTTCCTTCGAGGCCCACGGTCGTATGGCGAGGGCGCCTCGTGGTTCGAGATCCACCCGAAGATGACCGAGGCCGAGCTCGCGCGCGAGGTGTCGGACGCACGAGAGGCCGTCCACGCGCGCATCGCGGCCATCGCGCGGGGCAGGCGGTACGCCGTCGTCGGGTTCTCCCAGGGAGGCTTCCTCGCGTTCGCGCTCGCGGCGCGCTACCCGAGCGAGATCGCGTGCGCGCTCCCCATCGCCGGCACGCTGCCCGAGCCGCTCCATCCACGGCCGGGCGCGAAGCTCCCCGACGTCTTTGCGTTCCACGGCGAACGCGACACCAAGGTCCCCCTCGAGGGCGCTCGCGCGACCGTCGCCGCCTTCACCGCAGCAGGCGGGCGGGCCGAGCTCGTCACCTACCCGACCCTCGGCCACACGACCGACGCCGAGGAGCGCCGGGCCCTCGGGGCGAAGCTCGACTCCTGCCTCGAAGGCCTCGCGAAACCCGCCGAGAGCGCGCTACCCTCTCCGCCATGA
- a CDS encoding dienelactone hydrolase family protein produces the protein MKRLLLAASLVLSVSTGCRTQAPGEGDEAPVKKAPRPESRTLTVEGTEIFETFTNDAPDDAPIVVAIHGRGDTPAAFSALYKRYGGKVRVLSPRAYDPFGDGFSWFSLREGLTDAEFGDNVRAAMTKLHASVAKVVAGKKYVVTGFSQGAILSYAFAAQYPNELRCALPVAGSLPGPLLPKPKEKAAKTRAFHGEADDVIASKWGKATVDTFAREGGDATLKTYPGLGHRFNPELMTDYFAALDECVGK, from the coding sequence ATGAAGCGCCTCTTGCTCGCCGCCTCGCTCGTCCTCTCGGTCTCCACGGGCTGCCGAACGCAGGCCCCCGGAGAGGGCGACGAGGCCCCCGTGAAGAAGGCGCCTCGCCCCGAGTCGCGCACGCTGACCGTCGAGGGGACCGAGATCTTCGAGACCTTCACGAACGACGCCCCGGACGACGCCCCCATCGTGGTCGCCATTCACGGCCGCGGCGACACCCCGGCGGCATTCAGTGCACTCTACAAGCGTTACGGCGGAAAGGTGCGCGTGCTCTCGCCACGCGCGTACGACCCGTTCGGCGACGGCTTCTCGTGGTTCTCCCTCCGCGAAGGTCTCACGGACGCCGAATTCGGCGACAACGTCCGCGCCGCGATGACGAAGCTCCACGCCTCGGTGGCGAAGGTCGTCGCCGGGAAAAAGTACGTAGTTACGGGCTTTTCCCAGGGTGCGATCCTCTCCTACGCCTTCGCCGCGCAGTACCCGAACGAGCTCCGGTGCGCCCTCCCGGTCGCAGGCTCGCTCCCCGGCCCCCTCCTTCCGAAGCCCAAAGAGAAGGCCGCCAAGACCCGCGCCTTCCACGGAGAAGCCGACGACGTCATCGCCTCGAAGTGGGGCAAGGCCACGGTCGACACCTTCGCCCGCGAAGGCGGCGACGCGACCCTCAAGACGTACCCGGGCCTCGGCCATAGGTTCAACCCCGAGCTCATGACCGACTACTTCGCCGCCCTCGACGAGTGCGTGGGGAAGTAA
- a CDS encoding sel1 repeat family protein, whose protein sequence is MASTACGPGAVGEAVRPQTPSAANAIQSDTADTPLSCRPGSYAEPLVVDLSASSRVDFEAAMDSGVALVHYDCKAVRLVKDCRLAGDYKFAGVSRKEEVIHLDSQDEIKANLAFSPVAKGTVEANRAAALDVAYVLVGKRTTPALVSKGALEGSQCGEVTHYVRAASVGAFAVQTSTKGRVAAAADVFGSSGSGSSGSVKQNAKKDGNPKACEESKPGAEQPPGECRSAIRFELVPVTEKVATKKGDDKAPDPKHPAKGAPAKPETKPDKGDALVIDDPCPEGYGLVGGKCAKKVEGAAVAHLCAPKDVADCEAQCTAGHMGSCHNLATLAFANYGKDVSNAQNVKDETRAVELWKKACDANVMEACNQYGDARATKTGTFPADPAAADAAYTKACDGGNSEACYTKGDRLITGAEGVKKDPVAGFALLGRSCRLGRSWACREMAEYLFEGSNGIPKLPANGDKLLSAFCAQGDMTACDDLGLHLLGLYDDDDKPERPNTDIPNAKVRGRGYLEKVCKSTSAKGPRACVVLGRVLAEDNDAKGRALLTERCDKSGSGDACHFLGRSYWDGKGGPADKAKAVELLLKSKDDDAMTRAGIALMKGDGVKKDAARGKQILDKLCKDEEHKPACEAVGGATTKPAAPAPAKKK, encoded by the coding sequence TTGGCCTCCACGGCATGCGGGCCCGGCGCCGTCGGCGAGGCCGTGCGGCCCCAGACGCCGTCGGCCGCGAACGCCATCCAGTCCGACACCGCGGATACGCCCCTCTCGTGCCGCCCCGGCTCGTACGCCGAGCCGCTCGTGGTCGATCTCTCGGCGTCGTCCCGCGTCGACTTCGAGGCCGCGATGGACAGCGGCGTGGCGCTCGTCCACTACGATTGCAAGGCCGTGCGCCTCGTCAAGGATTGCCGCCTCGCGGGCGACTACAAGTTCGCGGGCGTGAGCCGAAAAGAAGAGGTCATCCACCTCGACAGTCAAGACGAGATCAAGGCGAACCTCGCGTTCTCGCCCGTCGCCAAGGGCACCGTGGAAGCGAACCGCGCGGCCGCGCTCGACGTCGCGTACGTGCTCGTCGGCAAGCGCACGACGCCCGCGCTCGTGAGCAAGGGCGCCCTCGAGGGGAGCCAGTGCGGCGAGGTGACCCACTACGTGCGTGCGGCCTCGGTCGGCGCGTTCGCCGTGCAGACGTCGACCAAAGGGCGGGTCGCGGCCGCGGCCGACGTGTTCGGCTCGAGCGGCTCGGGCTCGTCCGGGAGCGTCAAACAAAACGCGAAAAAGGACGGAAATCCGAAGGCTTGCGAAGAGTCGAAGCCGGGCGCAGAGCAGCCCCCGGGCGAGTGCCGTTCGGCCATCCGGTTCGAGCTCGTGCCCGTGACCGAGAAGGTCGCGACCAAGAAGGGTGACGACAAGGCGCCCGACCCGAAGCACCCCGCGAAGGGCGCGCCCGCGAAGCCCGAGACGAAGCCCGACAAGGGGGACGCGCTCGTGATCGACGACCCGTGCCCCGAGGGGTACGGGCTCGTGGGCGGCAAGTGCGCGAAGAAGGTCGAGGGCGCTGCGGTCGCGCACCTCTGCGCCCCGAAGGACGTCGCCGATTGCGAGGCGCAGTGCACCGCCGGCCACATGGGGAGCTGCCACAACCTCGCGACGCTCGCCTTCGCGAACTACGGCAAGGACGTGTCGAACGCGCAGAACGTCAAGGACGAGACCCGCGCCGTCGAGCTTTGGAAGAAGGCGTGCGACGCGAACGTCATGGAGGCGTGCAACCAGTACGGTGACGCGCGCGCCACGAAGACGGGCACCTTCCCGGCCGACCCTGCGGCGGCCGACGCGGCGTACACCAAGGCGTGCGACGGCGGCAACTCGGAGGCCTGCTACACGAAGGGCGACCGGCTCATCACGGGCGCGGAGGGCGTGAAGAAGGACCCCGTGGCGGGCTTCGCGCTGCTCGGCCGCTCCTGCCGCCTCGGCCGGAGCTGGGCGTGCCGCGAGATGGCCGAGTACCTCTTCGAGGGCTCGAACGGCATCCCGAAGCTGCCCGCCAACGGAGACAAGCTCCTGTCGGCCTTCTGCGCCCAAGGCGACATGACGGCCTGCGACGATCTCGGCCTGCACCTCCTCGGCTTGTACGACGACGACGACAAGCCGGAGCGCCCCAACACCGATATCCCCAACGCGAAGGTGCGTGGTCGCGGCTACCTCGAGAAGGTGTGCAAGTCGACCTCGGCCAAGGGCCCGCGCGCGTGCGTGGTGCTCGGCCGCGTGCTCGCCGAGGACAACGATGCGAAGGGGCGCGCGCTGCTCACCGAGCGGTGCGACAAGTCCGGTAGCGGCGACGCCTGCCACTTCCTCGGTCGCTCCTACTGGGACGGCAAGGGCGGCCCGGCCGACAAGGCCAAGGCCGTCGAGCTCCTCCTCAAGTCGAAGGACGACGACGCCATGACCCGCGCCGGCATCGCGCTCATGAAGGGCGACGGCGTGAAGAAGGACGCGGCCCGCGGCAAGCAGATCCTCGACAAGCTCTGCAAGGACGAGGAGCACAAGCCGGCGTGCGAGGCCGTCGGCGGCGCCACGACGAAGCCCGCCGCTCCGGCTCCGGCGAAGAAGAAGTAG
- a CDS encoding phosphoenolpyruvate carboxykinase (GTP) — translation MSAPSDTPPTKNAHLLAWVKEMAQLTKPDHIVWCDGSEEEKVRFTEHAVKAGILEPLNHEKLPGCYLHRSNPNDVARVEHLTFICTPTKEEAGPTNNWMAPAEGYEKLGKLFDGSMKGRTMYVIPYVMGPIGSPMSKVGVELTDSVYVALNMRIMTRMGTQALTMLGDSNDFNRGLHCTLDVNPERRFICHFPQDNTIWSVGSGYGGNVLLGKKCLALRIGSYLGRKEGWLAEHMLILGVESPEGEMTYVAAAFPSACGKTNFAMMIPPKRFKGWKIWTVGDDIAWMRVGEDGRLYAVNPEAGYFGVAPGTSHESNPNALKSVSRDTIFTNVAKTPDGDVWWEGKDGPIPPDLIDWKGNPWTSKSTEKAAHPNSRFTAPATNNPALSKFYDDPAGVPISAIIFGGRRATTVPLVMQAFNWLNGVFFGATMGSETTAAATGKVGVVRRDPFAMLPFCGYNMGEYFQHWLSMQSSITNPPKIFMVNWFRKSKDGKFLWPGFGENMRVLKWIVDRARLRVGGQETLFGWVPKAGDLDLSGLHIPSEQVDEATNIDLAEWKSELTSLDEFFGTIGDTMPKALKLHRDLLLARIEAVEAAGRS, via the coding sequence ATGAGCGCACCTTCCGACACCCCGCCCACCAAGAACGCCCACCTCCTCGCATGGGTCAAAGAAATGGCCCAGCTCACGAAGCCCGACCACATCGTGTGGTGCGACGGCTCGGAGGAAGAGAAGGTGCGGTTCACCGAGCACGCCGTGAAAGCCGGCATCCTCGAGCCGCTGAACCACGAGAAGCTCCCCGGCTGCTACCTGCACCGCTCGAACCCGAACGACGTCGCACGTGTCGAGCACCTCACGTTCATCTGCACGCCCACCAAAGAAGAGGCCGGCCCCACCAACAACTGGATGGCGCCCGCCGAGGGCTACGAGAAGCTCGGCAAGCTCTTCGACGGCTCGATGAAGGGCCGCACGATGTACGTCATCCCGTACGTCATGGGCCCGATCGGCTCGCCCATGAGCAAGGTCGGCGTCGAGCTCACCGACAGCGTGTATGTTGCACTCAACATGCGCATCATGACGCGCATGGGCACGCAGGCGCTCACCATGCTGGGCGACTCGAACGACTTCAACCGCGGCCTCCACTGCACGCTCGACGTGAACCCCGAGCGCCGCTTCATCTGCCACTTCCCGCAGGACAACACGATCTGGAGCGTCGGCTCCGGGTACGGCGGCAACGTCCTCCTCGGCAAGAAGTGCCTCGCCCTCCGCATCGGCAGCTACCTCGGTCGCAAAGAGGGCTGGCTCGCGGAGCACATGCTCATCCTCGGCGTCGAGAGCCCCGAGGGCGAGATGACGTACGTCGCCGCCGCCTTCCCGAGCGCCTGCGGCAAGACGAACTTCGCCATGATGATCCCGCCCAAGCGCTTCAAGGGCTGGAAAATCTGGACGGTGGGCGACGACATCGCGTGGATGCGCGTCGGCGAGGACGGTCGCCTCTACGCCGTGAACCCCGAGGCCGGATACTTCGGCGTCGCGCCCGGCACGAGCCACGAGTCGAACCCGAACGCGCTCAAGTCGGTCTCGCGTGACACCATCTTCACGAACGTCGCGAAGACCCCCGACGGCGACGTCTGGTGGGAGGGCAAAGACGGCCCGATCCCGCCCGATCTCATCGACTGGAAGGGCAACCCGTGGACGTCCAAGTCCACCGAGAAGGCCGCGCACCCGAACTCGCGCTTCACCGCCCCGGCCACGAACAACCCCGCCCTGTCGAAGTTCTACGACGATCCCGCCGGCGTGCCGATCTCGGCCATCATCTTCGGCGGCCGCCGCGCCACCACCGTGCCGCTCGTCATGCAAGCCTTCAACTGGCTGAACGGCGTCTTCTTCGGCGCGACCATGGGCTCCGAGACGACGGCCGCGGCCACGGGCAAGGTCGGCGTCGTTCGCCGCGACCCGTTCGCGATGCTGCCCTTCTGCGGCTACAACATGGGCGAGTACTTCCAGCACTGGCTCTCGATGCAGTCGAGCATCACGAACCCGCCGAAGATCTTCATGGTCAACTGGTTCCGGAAGAGCAAAGACGGCAAGTTCCTCTGGCCGGGCTTCGGCGAGAACATGCGCGTCCTCAAGTGGATCGTCGACCGCGCGCGCCTCCGTGTCGGCGGCCAAGAGACCCTCTTCGGCTGGGTGCCCAAGGCGGGGGATCTCGATCTCTCGGGCCTCCACATCCCGAGCGAGCAGGTCGACGAGGCGACGAACATCGACCTCGCCGAGTGGAAGAGCGAGCTCACCTCGCTCGACGAGTTCTTCGGCACCATCGGCGACACGATGCCGAAGGCCCTGAAGCTCCACCGCGATCTCCTCCTCGCGCGCATCGAGGCGGTCGAGGCCGCCGGACGCTCGTGA
- a CDS encoding deoxynucleoside kinase, with protein sequence MSPRRKYVAVAGTIGAGKTSLTAWLVKRYGFRPFYEPNDENPYLADFYADMKAYALRSQLFFLAHKTKLHQELDRAASHGPVVIDRTIYEDAEIFAKNLHRQKILDDRDFGVYRTLYESLRDSLRPPDLLVALTCSLKATKRRIATRGRAMEAEIPDAYLRRLHKLYEEWFESYTLSPVVRIDTTELDYVENLVDLIELQNTIDRALG encoded by the coding sequence GTGAGCCCTCGCCGAAAGTACGTGGCCGTGGCCGGGACGATCGGCGCGGGAAAGACGTCGCTCACGGCGTGGCTCGTGAAGCGCTACGGGTTCCGTCCGTTCTACGAGCCGAACGACGAGAACCCCTACCTCGCCGACTTCTACGCCGACATGAAGGCGTACGCCTTGCGGAGCCAGCTCTTCTTTTTGGCCCACAAAACGAAGCTCCACCAAGAGCTCGATCGCGCCGCGTCCCACGGTCCGGTGGTGATCGATCGCACCATCTACGAGGACGCCGAGATCTTCGCGAAGAACCTCCACCGGCAGAAGATCCTGGATGATCGAGACTTCGGTGTATACCGCACGCTCTACGAGAGCCTCCGGGACTCGCTCCGTCCCCCCGATCTGCTCGTGGCGCTCACGTGCTCTCTCAAGGCGACCAAGCGGCGCATCGCCACACGAGGCCGCGCCATGGAGGCCGAGATCCCCGATGCGTACCTGCGGCGGCTCCACAAGCTCTACGAAGAGTGGTTCGAGAGCTACACGCTCTCTCCCGTCGTGCGGATCGACACGACCGAGCTCGACTACGTCGAGAACCTGGTCGACCTCATCGAGCTGCAGAACACGATCGACCGCGCGCTCGGGTAG
- a CDS encoding EVE domain-containing protein, which translates to MVDSQSAWLVKSEPSVYAWEKLVADGRTFWDGVRNFEARNNLRAMKKGDLLLYYHSNEGKEIVGLARVAKEAYPDPTTDEDWSVVDVEPVKKLVAPVTLATLKAHPVLKDMAVVRRSRISVTKVTAEELRLVLELARTPLPAKKR; encoded by the coding sequence ATGGTCGACAGCCAATCGGCGTGGCTCGTGAAGAGCGAGCCCTCGGTCTACGCGTGGGAGAAGCTCGTCGCCGACGGGCGCACGTTCTGGGACGGCGTTCGAAATTTCGAGGCGAGAAACAACCTCCGCGCCATGAAGAAGGGCGACCTTCTTCTCTATTATCACTCGAACGAAGGCAAAGAGATCGTCGGCCTCGCGCGGGTCGCCAAAGAAGCCTACCCCGACCCGACGACGGACGAAGACTGGAGCGTGGTCGACGTCGAGCCGGTGAAGAAGCTCGTGGCCCCGGTGACGCTCGCCACGCTGAAGGCGCACCCTGTCCTGAAAGACATGGCCGTCGTTCGCCGCTCGCGCATCAGCGTGACGAAGGTCACGGCCGAAGAGCTCCGCCTCGTGCTCGAGCTCGCGCGCACGCCTCTCCCGGCCAAGAAGCGCTGA
- a CDS encoding metallophosphoesterase: protein MSFGRIAVFLFVMTAVLGGGHYYLYVRLVRDTALSVRWARAGKAWLGGMPVLLVLGLAFARGPRAFVAPLSWFVYVWLGLFFFLVLSVLATDVLRLGVHLAGHAAPSLRDPSRRQFVSRVLGGAAAFAGVGLSSSGLASVLSGHTIERVRVRLSGLGRPGYRIVQLTDVHVGPTIDRAFVRRVVDQVNALSPDAVVITGDLVDGSVEELRDHVAPLADLRAKDGVFFVTGNHEYYSGADAWIAHLGTLGVRVLRNEHVVLGGEGGFVLAGVDDFGARAFGNGHGQDVPKAIAGHDPSLPLVLLAHQPRTALEAARHGVSLVLSGHTHGGQMVPWNQAVKLQQPFVAGLYQHENTQVYVSRGTGYWGPPMRVGAPAEITHIELLA, encoded by the coding sequence ATGTCCTTCGGCCGAATCGCCGTCTTCCTCTTCGTCATGACCGCGGTGCTCGGCGGCGGGCACTATTACCTCTACGTGCGCCTCGTCCGCGACACGGCGCTCTCCGTGCGGTGGGCCCGCGCGGGCAAGGCGTGGCTCGGAGGGATGCCCGTGCTGCTCGTCCTCGGGCTCGCGTTCGCGCGCGGCCCGCGGGCCTTCGTCGCGCCGCTGTCGTGGTTCGTCTACGTGTGGCTCGGCCTCTTCTTCTTCCTGGTCCTCTCCGTGCTCGCGACGGACGTGCTCCGCCTCGGCGTCCACCTCGCCGGCCACGCGGCGCCGTCTCTCCGCGACCCTTCGCGGCGACAGTTCGTGTCCCGTGTGCTCGGAGGCGCCGCGGCGTTCGCGGGAGTGGGGCTGTCGTCGAGCGGCCTCGCGAGCGTGCTCTCGGGCCACACGATCGAGCGTGTGCGGGTGCGCCTCTCCGGGCTCGGTCGCCCGGGGTACCGCATCGTGCAGCTCACCGACGTGCACGTCGGGCCCACGATCGATCGCGCGTTCGTCCGAAGGGTCGTGGACCAGGTGAACGCCCTCTCGCCGGACGCCGTGGTCATCACCGGAGATCTCGTCGACGGCAGCGTCGAGGAGCTCCGGGATCACGTGGCGCCCCTCGCCGATCTCCGCGCCAAAGACGGCGTCTTCTTCGTCACGGGCAACCACGAGTACTACTCCGGCGCCGACGCGTGGATTGCCCACCTCGGCACGCTCGGCGTACGCGTGCTCCGGAACGAGCACGTGGTCCTCGGAGGCGAAGGGGGCTTCGTGCTCGCCGGGGTCGACGACTTCGGCGCCCGCGCGTTCGGGAACGGGCACGGCCAAGACGTGCCGAAGGCCATCGCGGGGCACGATCCGAGCCTCCCTTTGGTGCTGCTCGCCCACCAGCCACGCACGGCCCTCGAGGCGGCTCGGCACGGCGTCTCGCTCGTGCTCTCCGGCCACACCCACGGCGGGCAGATGGTCCCCTGGAACCAGGCCGTCAAGCTGCAGCAACCCTTCGTCGCCGGGCTCTACCAGCACGAAAACACCCAGGTGTACGTGAGCCGCGGCACCGGCTACTGGGGCCCCCCGATGCGGGTCGGCGCCCCGGCCGAAATCACCCACATCGAGCTTTTGGCCTAA
- a CDS encoding protein kinase, with the protein MADDPLDLVGDVLGDHFCVDSVAGEGGLSVVYRGHHVQVGSPVAIKCLALPQTLDTDFSRPIVESFLEGSRLHYELGRGSLTIAQTLASGSTLAPRTGATVPYMVREWFEGESLARMLAGRRAELAAGKTLPRRSLADAIRLLEHVAEGLAYAHGRAVVHHALRPSNVFLAVSEGVTRSKILDFGVGRAVDQASETLAPRARVLEPAYAAPEQLVRTLGDPGPQADVYTLALLVLEVLADRPVVDEPDVPKAMLKVLDPAARPTAKAMGLDLPEDVARVLERALSLEPARRPSDAGSFWAALVEAAAREGTLVLRPALENPKRARGRLVTQKLRALGRKSRADVPAVRAEAERLVVPEGFSLPPPPQPSVTGGVFGDSTDDLDLDWDAVITAPEKAEPPKSPATKPVAAAPPRPAVTTAEAPRAPRSPSPTEVAPEAALADLADDASHATSLLPPPFFSADAETEEPAPPAAPAQTNPAPAPAPPEAARAPETAPSPAAEARVAKAPPVAQTRDGSTPEAPRVETDDASTTRVSRGDLDAELRAAPKPAKSPSRPEEAAVAAPAAPKPPPLPPRPAERPLEREGLVLRRSSAPPPFARRSSSRPPASLRRAPVKPQAEASPAKRNELPTVPAPSPLEALERSSSAPKIPAARLPSFDGLPAQTLPEAAQALPGSGKAAPPSGHDAGASGQAEAEPARPAGSPALPAVATGRARAAEEPILPKSPHDDETAKVAANAREKAAALSLANDDARALAEEIRRQAEASARDGAGDTSASAAAPSKPSDDSTSALSSSERPKAKRSGLFGPMALGAFASAAVGLLVVAFILGVGRKGPSPTDPKPHPATPGRTEPSAAPEPALTLQPMPSAAAPEPTTSSSAGAPAQAHFKPRAAKAAIDRVAKEVASCRGEKKGLWGTGGATLKFGHDGKVSEVTLGPPYRNTPEGACVIEVLRQADMGAFEGPSVAVSYEFFVPFVVPRP; encoded by the coding sequence ATGGCCGACGATCCCCTCGACCTGGTCGGCGACGTGCTCGGCGACCACTTCTGCGTCGACTCCGTCGCCGGAGAGGGCGGGCTCAGCGTCGTCTACCGGGGCCACCACGTCCAGGTGGGCTCGCCCGTCGCCATCAAGTGCCTCGCGCTCCCACAGACGCTCGACACGGACTTTTCGCGCCCGATCGTGGAGAGCTTCCTCGAGGGGAGCCGGCTCCACTACGAGCTCGGCCGCGGCAGCCTCACGATCGCCCAGACGCTCGCCAGCGGCAGCACGCTCGCGCCGCGCACCGGGGCCACCGTGCCGTACATGGTCCGGGAGTGGTTCGAGGGCGAGTCCCTCGCGCGCATGCTCGCGGGCCGTCGCGCGGAGCTCGCCGCCGGGAAGACCCTCCCACGGCGCTCTCTCGCCGACGCGATCCGGCTGCTCGAGCACGTCGCCGAGGGCCTCGCGTACGCCCACGGTCGCGCCGTCGTTCATCACGCGCTCCGGCCGAGCAACGTGTTCTTGGCCGTGTCCGAGGGGGTCACCCGCTCGAAGATCCTCGATTTTGGCGTCGGGCGCGCGGTCGACCAAGCGAGCGAGACCCTCGCCCCGCGCGCGCGTGTCCTCGAGCCGGCGTACGCGGCGCCCGAGCAGCTCGTGCGCACCCTCGGTGACCCCGGCCCCCAGGCCGACGTGTACACGCTCGCGCTCCTCGTCCTCGAGGTGCTCGCCGACCGCCCCGTGGTCGACGAGCCCGACGTGCCGAAGGCCATGCTGAAGGTCCTCGATCCGGCGGCACGCCCCACCGCGAAGGCGATGGGGCTCGACCTCCCCGAGGACGTCGCGCGCGTGCTCGAACGTGCGCTCTCGCTCGAGCCGGCACGTCGCCCGAGCGACGCGGGGTCCTTTTGGGCGGCCCTCGTCGAGGCCGCGGCACGCGAGGGCACGCTCGTCCTTCGCCCCGCGCTCGAGAACCCCAAGCGGGCCCGAGGTCGGCTCGTCACGCAGAAGCTCCGCGCGCTCGGTCGGAAGTCCCGCGCCGACGTCCCGGCCGTCAGAGCCGAGGCCGAGCGGCTCGTGGTCCCCGAGGGGTTCTCGCTCCCGCCACCGCCCCAGCCGAGTGTCACGGGAGGCGTCTTCGGGGACTCGACCGACGACCTCGACCTCGACTGGGACGCCGTGATCACCGCCCCCGAGAAGGCCGAGCCACCGAAGAGCCCCGCGACAAAACCGGTCGCCGCGGCCCCCCCGCGCCCGGCCGTCACCACCGCCGAAGCGCCACGGGCGCCGCGCTCGCCGAGCCCCACCGAGGTGGCGCCCGAGGCCGCGCTCGCCGACCTCGCCGATGACGCGAGCCACGCGACGTCGCTGCTGCCCCCCCCGTTCTTCTCGGCCGACGCGGAGACCGAGGAGCCCGCTCCCCCAGCCGCCCCCGCACAGACGAACCCCGCGCCCGCACCCGCACCACCCGAGGCCGCCCGAGCACCCGAGACGGCCCCGAGCCCCGCGGCGGAGGCTCGGGTAGCGAAGGCCCCACCCGTGGCGCAGACCCGGGACGGGTCGACCCCCGAGGCGCCTCGGGTCGAGACCGACGACGCGTCGACGACGCGGGTGTCACGAGGCGATCTCGACGCCGAGCTGCGCGCCGCGCCGAAGCCCGCGAAGAGCCCGTCGCGCCCCGAGGAGGCCGCGGTGGCCGCGCCCGCCGCCCCGAAGCCTCCCCCCTTGCCACCGCGGCCAGCGGAGCGGCCCCTCGAGCGTGAAGGTCTCGTCCTTCGACGGAGCTCGGCGCCACCGCCGTTTGCCCGACGGAGCTCCTCCCGGCCGCCGGCGTCGCTACGCCGCGCCCCTGTCAAACCGCAGGCCGAGGCCTCGCCGGCCAAGCGGAACGAGCTCCCGACGGTCCCGGCCCCGTCACCGCTCGAGGCCCTGGAACGTTCGTCGAGCGCCCCCAAGATCCCCGCCGCTCGGCTGCCCTCGTTCGACGGCCTGCCCGCTCAGACCCTCCCCGAAGCCGCTCAAGCCCTCCCCGGCTCCGGCAAAGCGGCCCCGCCGTCCGGTCACGACGCGGGGGCGTCCGGTCAAGCCGAGGCCGAGCCCGCGCGACCCGCCGGGAGTCCCGCTCTTCCCGCCGTCGCCACCGGTCGCGCGCGGGCCGCGGAAGAGCCGATCCTCCCGAAGAGCCCGCACGACGACGAGACGGCCAAGGTGGCCGCCAACGCCCGCGAGAAGGCCGCGGCCCTCTCCCTCGCCAACGACGACGCGCGCGCGCTCGCCGAAGAGATCCGTCGCCAAGCCGAAGCGAGCGCCCGCGACGGCGCGGGAGACACGAGCGCAAGCGCCGCGGCCCCGTCGAAACCCTCGGACGACAGCACCTCGGCGCTCTCCAGCTCCGAGCGCCCCAAGGCGAAGCGCTCGGGTCTCTTCGGGCCGATGGCCCTCGGGGCGTTCGCGAGCGCGGCCGTAGGGCTCCTCGTGGTCGCGTTCATCCTCGGGGTCGGTCGAAAGGGCCCGAGCCCGACCGACCCGAAGCCCCACCCGGCGACCCCAGGTCGCACCGAGCCGAGCGCCGCACCCGAGCCCGCCCTGACCCTCCAGCCCATGCCGAGCGCCGCCGCGCCCGAGCCCACCACGTCGAGCTCCGCCGGCGCGCCCGCCCAGGCTCACTTCAAACCTCGCGCCGCCAAGGCCGCCATCGACCGCGTCGCCAAAGAGGTCGCCTCGTGCCGCGGCGAAAAGAAGGGCTTGTGGGGAACGGGCGGCGCCACGCTCAAGTTCGGTCACGACGGCAAGGTGAGCGAGGTGACGCTCGGCCCGCCGTACCGGAACACGCCCGAGGGCGCGTGTGTGATCGAGGTGCTCCGGCAGGCCGACATGGGCGCCTTCGAGGGGCCATCCGTGGCCGTCTCGTACGAGTTCTTCGTTCCGTTCGTGGTACCTCGGCCGTAG